From the Juglans microcarpa x Juglans regia isolate MS1-56 chromosome 7D, Jm3101_v1.0, whole genome shotgun sequence genome, the window catcaGTTGATATGTGGTGTAGgggataataaaaatagtttttctctttttatttcaaacttcTATGAGATATAGCATTACATGATGAGTATAATTGAGTACGACAAaatttatgataaatatttgttttctttttattttttaatatatatataggaaaataatggtattttaattgtatatttttttaataattaaaaatattaaaaatatatttaaaagaaaattaaacccACTACGGGGCACGCCCAGCAGTACATAATGGGCAGCCCCTAGCATTGTCCATGTAGATACTGCATTGCAtacaaacataaacaaaaagacCACATTACAATAGGgttacttggaaaaaaaaaaaaaaaaaattgtcctttaagataaattatttgCTACAATTTTTATATCCCGTGTATATTTTGTGCATGTCACTAAAAGTAGGAAGACAAGATTAAATGTCACTAATAAATAGTCTGGATGGTCGAGAATCTAATCTTTATACAACAGATCACTGCTGTTTACAAATCGGTGCATAAAGACACTATTTTCATGGTGCATATTATAGGAAAATGCTAATTGAATTCATGAGTTTGTCCTCTCAATCTTattgttcatgtattttttttattttaaaaattttattttttacttaatgattaagaaagtaactatttgtgaagttgtatattttttttaaattttttcttaaagaaatattttagacaaaaaaatattacacaaaaataaactcacaactgatatgatttgatgtagtatatcaaattgtaaagttacttttattataaagtagatctaatagattCCATGAgaccacatcaatttgtgggtttacttttatataatctttttatgtatgtaacagtttttttttttagtaatactaGATAAAAGTCCCAAATAGACAAGCTCCatacaagttttttataaaataataggtcccactaataaataatagtttttttacacttttttaaagtgggatctatttttttacaaaaacttgtatgaaacttgtctatttagaacttgtacaaatcgtttctcttttttttttcccttaatgagtaagtatgttaaaaaaaatctataaaagataatgaacaaaaaaaactaacaacTTTTTAACTAGCAGGGTCCTTATAGTAAATagatttttctatataatatgatatgagatgttaGATGGCATTCATTACAATTTGAGAatcacttcaaaaaaatatgACCTTGTCTAGTTTAggataattttatgaaatctatGCTTAAcatgcaaaattttaaattttgggtTGGTGTAGGTCCACCCTTCATGCCTGCTAGAAATGATAACTTTTGAGTACATGTTAAGGTCTGGTTTGCTTTCaaaactaaaatctaaaattttaaaagtattttatctcatcattataatttttttaaatttttacacaaaataaaataaataattcaatttttttaaattttaaaataaaaataatattaaaaaaaattctatagcAAGTAAATTCCCTACTCTTACAATAAACTTAGTAGCTACAACAGAATGTTGTGAATCAAATGGCCACGTCAGCATTAATTGTTATATCTATAGTTTGAAAATCTTTATGATCAAGTTTTATGATATGTTTGGACCTTtggaataatagtaaaatgatttgactaaatatgttttattgtgttttaagaaaataaagataaaacattaaatcaaaatattataaaatcaaaagattgtttgaatattattttttttttttaaaaaattataaaagttgtattaatttttgtgttttgttttaaattttataaaagttgtattgatttttatttttgaataactATTAGGTAATTGaatagatgaaaatttaaaaatttgaaattgaaaaatattttatatttgagtgatgctcatgaataaaattatgaaaagtttttagaatttttgaaaattctctTCATGGCCAAACATGTCGTTTATAATTACACAACCCAATGCAAATAACCTATCGCAATCTCATTGTAGGATTGACTCAAAGGATAGACCATTATGGTGGTCATCTGATGGCTCCAATAAATAAATGCACTTTTAGGATTGTGGCATGTAAGGCTGTTTGAGGTTTTGGTAggaatattaaaaagtatttaaataattttaaaagttttttaataaaaaaattagattatttggATGCTACAGATTAAATTactctttaatttcaaataagttaaaaattttgcTAATTTTTCCTTAAACGtacttttcaaaataatctggaatgtaattcaaatttttaaaattctatcaaTAGGCAAAAATATCTATGcaacttttagataattatactttcaaacttttaaagatacggtcataatttttaaaaaatcaaatgatcatcatttttatcctaaaaaatacttttttgatttatttgtaaacaaatgtaacatgttaaagtgttttaaacataagattatcaaacaataaataaatttttaatagtagaacatAGCAAGGCTATAAGTTATAAGTCTTAAAGATATAAGTTATATTTCTCACCGCAATCCTAAATATGCACGTAATATAACTCTTAGCTTTAGAGCTTTTAGTTGTAGAGTTCaagtattattaaaaagatatttattgTTTAGTAATGATACgtataaaacaatttaaaaaatgctatatttgtttgaaaacaatataaaaatgtgatttttgggGTGTAGATGACATAAAAAAGTCATTTGAGGTAGTATCGTGCTTGCAATAAGCTGATatggtaaaattgtaattatttaaaagttgtaTGTATATTTTCATACTTTGAAAGTTTTCTTTAAAATCGAAACTACGCTCTCCATTATTTGAGAAAGTACGTttgagaaaaaatgattttttttaaatgtattttttagattaaaaatactttaatatgtaataatcaaaataactttttttatcattaaaaatctaCTAAGactatttaaatactttttacgACCCCTAACATAATTCCAAATAGGCCCCCCTCAAATTATTAGGAACAGCTTTAATACGAGGAGGTATAAAAGTTTTATGTAATCCAATCATAGGTTATCACCTCATGGCCACACAAATTTTAAAGTAAactaaatcacataaaattattacgactacgtttggatattaggataaattataaataataatattttgtgagtctcattgagataagtttaaattttttaagttgagatggatttaacattttaagttaaaatgtatgaagtaagttgatatgagtttaacttttttatgaaaagttaaaaaaatagtaagtctcattaataattaattttaaatgagttaaatttgattcaacaatcaaacacaacctaaactCTAAAACATGAAGTCCCAACGAAAAACTAATAGccctaaattattttgaagtaatttccaatcactatTTTGACTGCTACCTTGAGAGACTGttcaaatattctcttaaaataattgtatagtGCATGACCATCCGCAGAAATGCTACGTACAACCAGCATACACAACCTGTGTGTAACCGGCTGACAAACTGGGTCCCACCACTGTATCcctttcctccctctttctctcccattCCTTTTTCCGTCTATCGatgaaaaagttagaaactCCATCAGAACAATTGTCGCTCCTTTGTTTGCAGTCTATGCTCCTCTTGAagcttcttatttttttttttcaaaataattgttgCTATAATCTTCAAACCATCAACCAAATAAGAGCAAAAAATAAGAGAGGGAATCATCTTTCCATTGTATGGATACCAAACGAATCTGAACATACATCCATCAGAACAAACTAAGAACTAAGATTAGAGACGTAAAAATTTACTCATATCTACTCTGCGAACATGACAATGCTACTAAGgtgtttttctgaaaaaaggTTGAACCCACAAAATCATGGATCTTTGTTCTTCCTTATGTGTTGACTACTTTACATCATCCTTTTTGTGAGCCCGCAGTCCCGAATGACCTCATTTAATCGGACCCAACGATGATGTTGTTGATGGGGATGAAGATCAACTTCACAAAGAACCCAACGAACGCCATCACCACAAACCCAATTGCACTACGAAACGCAACCTTTATAAACTCTTTGCGGTCGGGCTTGTGGCAGCACTTAACGAGGTTGATGCTATCCCTAGAGAATTCTCTGAGGGGGTCGAAGACTGAGTCTATAgcatccattttcttttcctgggTTGGATAAGAAATTAATCTGGAGGAGGACGAATGAGGAAGAGTTTACTCTTCTTTGTCTCTTTCTAGACTCAGTTGTCACAATTGACGTGCATTTTTTACAGAGGAGAAAGAGTGAAATCTGAGAGGGAGAATGACAGGAATAAGAGGTAGGAAAAatttgatagagagagagaggggacaaaatgaagagagaatgacatattcttaaaaaataaagttttttattcacCCGGTACGCAACggttgtaaatagaatttttaatgTTGAAAAGACCTAAATCGATGTCGACGTTGCTAGAATTGGTGCTAGAATGGTCGGATTCGATCAGAGCTGGTGTAACCTCCAACGCCACCATAAGTGCGGTGGTGGAGGCTAGGCCaccatttttaaaattgaaatattttatttatcttttattttaattttatgcgATTGATTGAGGTTAGGGATGGATTAGGGGTGAAAATTGAAACTGAACCGATAACTTTTAAACACGTTTAAACCCAACCAATTAAGGGGGAAAAAATTGGCAACATCAGTCTCGGTGTGAATCTAGTTGATTCGTCAGTGTCCCTTTGGCAGGGGTGgctcaatacaaattgaggCCTAAGATAAAACTTAAATGAcccattcataaaaatataaattattatatggaacaattttcaaaattttcaataaaataagattttatttaaaatctttaaataattttttttaaatttatatttaatataacaaCGTAAAATGAGGCTCAGTGTAAATTTTATACCTCAATTTAacaagatcttaaaaaaaattatttaaaatataaataattcattgtattaaatattaaatttaatattataaggccttgcacattaaaaaatataaaaattatttaaatttttatttaataaaatggttttttttaaacattaaaaaaatatcttatttttatttttggatgccTTACATAGAGTGGGGGCCTTGGGCAATGGCTTCAATGGCCCTGCCATTGAGCCGGCCCGA encodes:
- the LOC121239361 gene encoding protein transport protein Sec61 subunit gamma-like — its product is MDAIDSVFDPLREFSRDSINLVKCCHKPDRKEFIKVAFRSAIGFVVMAFVGFFVKLIFIPINNIIVGSD